Proteins encoded within one genomic window of bacterium:
- the coaE gene encoding dephospho-CoA kinase (Dephospho-CoA kinase (CoaE) performs the final step in coenzyme A biosynthesis.), translated as MTGRRPRRIGLTGGVASGKSTVTAALRACGAAIVDADAIARDVVRPGGPAYDGIVEAFGPSVVNADGTLDRKALAARVFTDETDRRRLNTLTHPHIRRLMAEEAVRLTAAPESPVIVFDIPLLLDTTDGRDLDLDGIVVVYADPATRLRRLMARDGLGDEEARRRLAAQMPLEGKLPRADWVIDNSGTLEATRAEVERLWHTLTAPAEERPGPAR; from the coding sequence ATGACCGGACGCCGGCCGCGTCGGATCGGCCTGACCGGCGGCGTGGCCAGCGGCAAGAGCACGGTCACCGCGGCGCTCCGTGCGTGCGGGGCCGCGATCGTGGACGCCGACGCGATCGCCCGGGACGTCGTCCGCCCGGGCGGGCCGGCGTACGACGGGATCGTCGAGGCCTTCGGGCCGTCGGTCGTCAACGCCGACGGGACGCTCGACCGCAAGGCGCTGGCCGCGCGCGTCTTTACGGATGAGACGGACCGCCGCCGCCTCAACACCCTGACCCACCCGCACATCCGGCGCCTGATGGCGGAGGAGGCCGTGCGCCTCACGGCGGCGCCGGAGAGCCCGGTGATCGTGTTCGATATTCCCCTGCTGCTCGACACGACGGACGGGCGCGACCTGGATCTCGATGGGATCGTCGTGGTGTACGCCGACCCCGCGACGCGCCTCCGGCGGCTCATGGCGCGGGACGGTCTGGGAGACGAGGAGGCCCGCCGGCGGCTGGCGGCCCAGATGCCGCTCGAGGGCAAGCTGCCGCGGGCCGATTGGGTGATCGACAACTCCGGTACCCTGGAGGCGACGCGCGCGGAGGTGGAGCGCCTCTGGCACACGCTCACGGCGCCCGCCGAGGAGCGCCCCGGCCCCGCACGCTGA